One window of the uncultured Treponema sp. genome contains the following:
- a CDS encoding aldo/keto reductase: MEYITLNNGVKMPQLGLGVMEIENGAAGEQVILNALEAGYRMIDTATVYFNEEAVGNAIRKSSVPREEIFVTSKFWAQDAGYENTKKAFELSLKRLGLDYLDMYLVHVPFGDYYGSWRAMEELYAQGKIRAIGVCNFYPARLADLCMNVNIKPAVCQVEMHPFYQQKEAIENMHNFEVQPEAWSPLAHGRYNIFSNEVLKSIGEKYGKSVSQVVIRWNIQRGVAVIPKSVKKERIIENFNVWDFVLTDEDMEKIAGLDLGYTEAEDPTVLETAIGANQWKIHE; encoded by the coding sequence ATGGAATATATTACTTTGAACAATGGCGTAAAAATGCCGCAGTTAGGACTTGGAGTTATGGAGATTGAAAATGGAGCTGCAGGAGAACAGGTTATCTTAAATGCACTGGAAGCCGGATATCGGATGATCGATACTGCAACGGTTTATTTTAACGAAGAAGCTGTTGGAAATGCGATAAGGAAAAGTAGCGTTCCGAGAGAAGAAATTTTTGTGACATCAAAGTTCTGGGCACAGGATGCAGGGTATGAAAATACGAAAAAGGCATTTGAACTTTCCCTTAAAAGACTTGGACTTGATTATCTGGATATGTATCTGGTTCATGTACCATTCGGTGATTATTACGGTTCATGGAGGGCTATGGAGGAACTATATGCACAGGGGAAAATCAGGGCAATCGGAGTATGTAACTTTTATCCTGCAAGACTTGCTGATCTTTGCATGAATGTAAATATAAAGCCTGCGGTATGTCAGGTGGAAATGCATCCATTTTATCAGCAGAAAGAAGCCATTGAAAATATGCATAACTTTGAAGTACAGCCGGAAGCATGGAGTCCGCTTGCTCATGGAAGATACAATATCTTTTCCAACGAAGTATTAAAATCCATTGGTGAAAAATACGGAAAGAGTGTCAGTCAGGTGGTAATCCGCTGGAATATCCAGAGAGGTGTTGCTGTCATTCCAAAGTCTGTAAAAAAAGAGCGTATCATAGAAAACTTTAATGTATGGGATTTTGTACTGACCGATGAGGATATGGAAAAAATAGCCGGACTTGATCTTGGTTATACAGAGGCAGAAGATCCTACTGTATTGGAAACTGCAATCGGTGCTAACCAGTGGAAAATACATGAATGA